ACTGGCAAGAGGCGTATTTTTACCTATTGAAACTCATTTGAGTTTTGGGTCAAATCATATTAAGGGAGACATGGATCTAAAGAGGGTATGACCCATTTAAGCTTATGTgacatttatttttggatttttcttaTTGAATTTTATGTCATGTCATATTTATGATAGGGGTTTGAGACAAAATAATTTTTAAGTGACAATGCTAAAGTTTAtttacttttaagtgacaaaaaatagttCAATGAATATCAGTGAAActaaccctatatatatatatatatgtgtgtgtgtgtatgtgtgtgtgtgtgtgtgttttgaatGCCCTTATCATAAGCGAAGCTTCTAGTACGGTGGCAAAGGTAGTTCAGAAAAAGATTTAGGTCACAAGTTCAAACATGGGGTATGGTGTTCTTGCATTCTTTTGAATTTCTGGCTCCGCCACTAATCCAacagtaaagttgtctccgtgtgacctataggtcacagaTTCGAGTCATGCAATCAGCTTGTGAGGCCTGCATCAAGGTAGACTGCCTACATCACACTCCCTCGGGGTGCGGCCCTTTTGTTCCCCGGATAAAAGGATATAAGTCATAATTTAGTATTGTTACCCGGATAAAAGGATATAACTAGTCATAATTTAGTATTGCTCTTGTTGTAATTTTTAGTATGCATGTGACAACCTTATTAGATGATTGTATAATTCTTACTTTTTTTCCGCTCGTTCTGATTAATTTACTAGAACTAAACTTATCATGTTGGTTACTTTGTTTGGATCTAGGTTTGAAGCTCCTTACTGTGGATCGCACTTTTGCTGAAATGCACTATGCAGACTTGTCTGCAAAGCCTTTCTTCAATGGGCTTGTCAAATACATTGTTTCTGGCCCCGTTGTTGCAATGGTGTGGGCGGGTAAGGGTGTAGTTACTACCGGTAGGAAGATAATTGGTGCAACAAACCCATTGGAGTCTGCTGCTGGCACCATCCGTGGTGATTATGCTATTGATATTGGGAGGTAAAATATTTAATTTCCCGGTTTAGTGTTTTCTATAGCATGCATTTGTCTCAAGCCAATGTGCCAATAGTTAGGATCATTATGTCTTCCAGCACGTACCTATAGTCGGATCTAGGATTTGGTGGTTTCGGATGTCAAGCTGGTCGATTTGATCGACTTTGTGCTTTAACTCGAATTGTTCTCCTTTCGATTTATATAAACAAATAGAGGTAGGAAATAAACAAGGGGGAGCCTTATTATACTTAAACAAACAAAAACCGTCAACAATAAATTAAAAGTGTGTCAACTTAATATTTTGCTTCAGTGGGTATTCATCTATGTGTTTGTCGTCTCTTTACTTTCAGCAAGCTAAAAAACTTGAATAAAGCTGATGGCAGGAGTCGAACTCATGCCAGGGGAAGGAAAACTTGACCTCTTGCCACCGGCACCATGACGGAAGGAAATTGCTCTTTGGTTTCCTGATGGTGTCGCGGAGTGGCAGAGCAGCCTTCACTCTTGGATCTATGAGTTAGAGATTTTACGAGTTGACTATCAATAGCCAATCGATATGCACACAAAGTGCATCTCATAGTGTCACCTATGTGCATCAACAATTCGTCTATCTCTATCTTTCCAAACTGCAACTTAAGAAATTTTGCCTGATGTTTGAGTAGAAATATTGGTGTTTCACACTTGTTTCCATTTGTTATTTCAAGACGACTAAGATATGATATTAGCGGAATTACTGTAGTGATATTTACTCATTTCACTTAAAGTTGTATTTACATAATTGAACTTTGTCATCTATCAGCTTCACTATTGTCTAAGAAAAAGCCTTGAAATGGAAGTTGTATCATGTATATGAGTGTTAACGTTTGAGTATTGGAGGGCGCTAAGGGGGGTGGGCTAATTTTGGGCGGGTCTAATTGGCCGAGTCTGTAAAGGTAGAAATGACACCATATAgaaatgaaaattttatgaacaaacgctgattttgaaaagaagtgaaaattttttgaaaaaaagggaaattttttttatgtccaaacgggttcTAAGAATTAGTTAGCGCGTTCAAGATTTCAGTTTTTCAATTCAATTTTTCAGGACAAAAATATCTTGAGTTGTCgtgaagttaagatttttagtttaaaatttcaggacaaaaatAAGTACgggctaattcctaaatagcatCCCTGAGAATCGCTATATGTGCTCTTGTCCCTCAATAAaattatttgggatgagatgaaTTGGGTCAAGATGAGCCAAAAATTGGGTTATAACCTAACTCGTCCAACTCTTATCAAGTTTTAATTAATGTGTGTTTTTTTCTTATCAAttgtttaattatcaaataagatatttttcttttgttatggtcatgtataacctatcaaacaaaaaagaattattttaCAGAAATTTTAGCATAGTTACTCATTAAatcaatttgggctaaaaatcAACCCAATTTTAAATGGGCTGAGATGGGTTAGGTCAAGATGAGCTGAGATCAATAAATAAGCGGGTGAATGAAGGTGTTTGCAACAAATTTTCGTCGTTATGAAAAATAAACTGCAATcacaaaataagagaaaaatatttttattaatcaATTGTGAGTACAATTCAGTTTCTCCCTTGATTCTACTCTCCTTATTATTTCCGTGATTCGAGGGCTGAAGCAGTGTGTTTCTCGAATGCAAGATTATGCAGACCTCCTGGGATGTATTTGATCTCCATCTTCTTGAACTATTTGGTTGTCAAGAAGTATCCGGCCATATTTTTGTTCTCTTTGTGAATATCCCAAGAGTTTATGAGATTTTCGAGACGCATCTTCAAGGGAATATGTATCCCTTTATATAGGTGTGCGTTATGGTTTAGGGTAGAGTAACCTCCAAGAAACCATGATAGACTCCTAGGATTTCAAGAGTCTTGTAGTATCAtgaatttaggatttagcttGATCCGTTAAAATTTCGATGTCTAcaaatgccccctacttcaagGTTTGTTGGGGTGTAGACTTGCCGAAACTTGAAGACGAGACTTGAAGTACTCGACCATCGCAACAAATGATTTTGAAACTTTGAGTTTTCGATTTAtaggaggaagagatgaagggtgGAACTGGTCCCACCGGGCACGCCAATTTAATTGCAACAAATTTTCGTCATTATGAAAAATAAACTGCAATcacaaaataagagaaaaatatttttattaatcaATTGTGAGTACAATTCTGTTTCTCCCTTGATTCTTCTCTCCTGATTATCTCCGTGATTCGAGGGCTGAAGCAGCGTATTTCTCGAATGCAAGATGATGCAGATCTCCTGGGATGTATTtgatcttcatcttcttgaacAATTTGGTTGTCAAGAAGTATTCGGCCATATTTTTGTTCTCTTTGTGAATATCCCAAGAGTTTATGGGATTTTCGAGACGCCTCTTCAAGGGAATATGTATCCCTTTATATAGGTGCGCGTTATAGTTTAGGGTAGAGTAACCTCCAAATAACCCTGATAGACTCATAGGATTTCAAGAGTCTTGTAGtatcttgaatttaggatttagtTGATCCATTAAAATTTTGATGTCTAcaaatgccccctacttcaagGTTTGTCGGGGTGTAGGCATGcccactgggcgtgccaatttgtttgcaacaaattatttgtgatacaaaaataaattgcaaccacaatataaatatgaagaaacataattttattgataaaatGATGCGGGTACAATTCTGTTTATTCCCTTAATTCTTCCTCCGGATTGTTCTCCATAATTCGAGGGCCTTAGCGGCGTATTTCTCGAACATAGGATGATGCGGACCTCTCTAGATTATTTGATCTCCGTGAAAGTCGATCATTGTATGGATATTCTCTTTGAAGTATTTGATTATCAAGAAGAACATCTATTGATCACGACATTATTTTATGCCTTGATCCCTTTGTGAATATCTCAAGAATTTATGGGATTTTTGGGACCCTCTTGGAAGGCCATATGCCGTCTTATTTATAGGCATGAATTAGGATTTGGGTGGAGTAGCCACCAAAtaaccctaatagactcctaatatttTCAAGAGTCGTCTTAAATTTAAGATTTATCTTGATCTGCTAAAATTTCAGTGTCTACAGAAGGCTCAACCTTGGATGGATTGGGTGGGCTAAATGAGTTTGAACTCAAAATGCCATCCGTGGAGGGCGTTATATACTCCCTCAGGCTAATTTTATGTCAGCGTTTGATTGGATATTTAAGGGTAAACATCAATGAAAGTAAAATTAGTTAAAACctaaaaattaagaaaaagatATACTTTATAACAAGTTAAAATATAGTGTAAAAATGTTTATGTTCTTAAATCCAAAACAACATGCCTTTTGTGCTAGTATATGGCATTATATGGATAAGGGAATAAACCTTTCTTTTGGagcaataaataaaatattatgcACGTTGATCAGTTTGCATTTGCTTTAAATCACCATATTCAAATTCTAGATTTGACATTTTAAGATTTCTTTAAATCCCCTTGTATATATTTCTAATTTTTTCATTGTCGAGTGTCAATCACTATCTCTAATTTTAAGGGTGGACAATCTCTATATAAGGGTGGATTAGTGCTACGGGTTCGTCACAAGTAATTTTGGctcatatattttatttaaataatttcaCTAAATAATTATAATTGGGACCCATAAAATTCAAATGCAAATACATTTGTCTCTATATCTACAAAGATATGATTCACATGCACCTAACTCCCAACGTGGGCTCTCGTCAGCAATTAAAATAGCCTAATTAAGTTGGCATCCATtatattcaaaaataataaattgtTGTTTAACttgtataattaatttataaattacgaTAATAACGGAGAATACtcccaaataatttttaatttcaaTATTTGTTTTTACCAAGAGCAAGACTAAATTTACCAATGACAAGGGGCAAGGGGAATCTCTCAATATCTGCATATGATTTAACATTTGCACTTTGGAGAAAGTGGAAAGTGGAAACCATGATGTTGTTTTTGACAAAATCTTTAGACTTAGATCTAAAATAGGGAAACGTGATTAATAATCCTAACCTAacatatttaaaattaattaCCTTTTCCACTTTGTACACGCCTGTGTTAACTTTACATATTATAATGTCCACTTGTTGTCaccttttttgtttttctttctatcCACTTCTTGTAAAATACTTTCTGCAATAGTAACACTAGTCCAATACTCCAATTTGATTTAGTACGGTGGCAAAGCTAGTTCAAATATTGATTTAAGCTTCTAGTACGGTGGCAAAGGTAGTTCAAATATTGATTTAGGTCACAGGTTCAATCCTCGGTATGGCGTTCTTGCATTCTTTTGAATCCCTTGGAAGAATTCCGGAGCCATTGATCCAACAGTAAAGTtttctccgtgtgacctataggtcacgaaTTCAGGCATGTACTAGGGTAGACTGCCTATATGACACTCTCTCGGGTGCGGCCCTTCCTCGGACCCTGCGTGAACGAGGATGTTTCGTGCACTGGGCTGTCTTTACTTGAGGGAAGTGTTGTTCCTTGGATAAAAGGATATAAGTCATAATTTAGTATTGTTCCCCCGGATAAAAGGATATAACCAGTCATAATTTAGTATTGCTCTTGTTGtaatttttagtatgtatgtGACAACCTTAGTTGATGATTATATAATTCTTACTTTTTTGAAGCTCGTTCTGATTAATTTGCTAGAACTAAACTTGTCATTTTGGTTACTTTCTGAAAAGCACTATGCAGACTTGTCTGCAAAGCCTTTCTTCAATGGGCTTGTCGAATACATTGTTTCTGGTCCCGTTGTTGCAATGGTGTGAGCGGGTAAGGGTGTAGTTACTACCGGTAGGAAGATAATTGGTGCAACAAATCCATTGGAGTCTGCTGCTGGCACCATCCGTGGTGATTATGCTATTGATATTGGGAGGTAAAACATTTAATTTCCCAGTTTAGTGATTTGTGTAGCATGCATTTGTCTCAAGCCAATGTGCCAATAGTTAGGATCATTATGTCTTCCCGCACGTGCCTAGAGGCGGATCTAGAATTTGGTGGTTCCGAATGTCAAGCTTGCCGATTTGATAGACTTTGTGCTTTGACTCTGAATTGTTCTCCTTTCGATTTATATAAACAAATAGAGGTAGGAAATAAACAAGGGGGAGCCTTATTATACGTGAACAAACAAAAAACGTCAACAATAAATTAAAAAAGAAGTGTGTTAACTTAATATTTTGCTTCAGTGGGTATTCATCTATGTGTTTGTCGTCTCTTTACTTTTCAGCAAGTTAAAAAACTTGAATAAAGCTGGTGGCAGGAGTCGAACTCATGCCAGGGGAAGGAAAACTTGACCACTTGCCACCGACACCTTGGCCACTTTTGTTATTGCGAGTGACACTTTTAATATTTGTActatttcttatatatatatatatatatatatatataattctgcCGAAGCTCACCCCACATCACAACATAGATCCGCCCCTATGCACACCTAACACCAAGTTAAAACTTGTGTAACTTCTTTGCTCAATCAAttccactgggtttgttgttgttggaaAGTTGATCATATTGAATCCCGCTCTTATGTATTTATGTTGTTTGAGATGACAGAGTAAACTGTTACCTATCATGGAATGTTATTCATGGAAGTGATTCTGTTGAGAGCGCTAAGAAGGAAATTGCTCTTTGGTTTCCTGATGGTGTCGCAGAGTGGCAGAGCAGCCTTCACTCTTGGATCTATGAGTAAGAGATTTTACGAGTTGACTATCAATAGCTAATCGatatgcacacaaagtgcagCTCATAGTGTCACCTATGCGTATCAACGACCCGTCTATCTATATCTTTCCAAACTGCAACTTAAGAAATTTTGCCTGATGTTTGAGTAGAAATATTGTTGTTTCACACTTGTTTCCATTTGTTATTTCAAGACGATTAAGATATGATATTAGCAGAATTACTGTAGTGATATTTACTCATTTCACTTATTTGTTATAAGAGAAATCAAATTAtgttggatgtctactcttcctccatgatcttctcaaatgcttaatggcatattcaatgacatatttttattcacttttcatacctatataaaggccttgtaatagatagtaaAAACAcacaataaaagaagaaataagaatctctctttctttctttctctccatatctcttagcttgtttttccttgttgttattttgagttatatttataacacgttatcagcacgattgTCACCTTCATTTTCACAATCACATCCTAGTTGTGTTCGATTCTCCTTCAGGTATATCACTATATATTCTTTTAGTTTATGGTAATATATATGCACCAATATGCTATTTATTAACAAATTCATATACTGTTAAGCATTTATTTTAGTTGATCATGTTACTGAAGTTCTCTTACCTTGCTTATTGTTAAAGAAAATATAAGATATAGATCTTAAGTGCGTTAAActaacaaaaataatttaataaatatgtgTGGACTTGCGTAGAGCAAAACTTATTTTCAAGACATtctacaaaaataaaatagtgaTAACCAAGGTGACAAAGTAATTATTGTACATACTAGTTtgaatctatatatctatataaagCAGAGACATAGATTAGTGATGTGGCATCTCTTAACAACTAGGAAACCTATTTATCTTTTTGTCATGTTTTTGCCTTTTTCatctatttttttattataaaaatcgaacagtcttttaaaaaaaaaaaaaaaggtgtgaAGAGTAACATTTGTAAACACAGCCGTTCCTAAAAGTTGTTTAAGAAGGTGCAACTGTACATCATTCCTCTTCACCATCACATTTTTCCCGGTTACGACTATCTGTACAACTCTTACACTCTCAATCTTACCCAATGCATCCAATTTGAGAATTAAACACAGAGGACAATAATGGTGAATTCCTCTTTTCCTCCCCTCTCATTTTCCCTATCTTTGATAATTTAATGTTTCCTTGTGATACAGGAAATAAAGAGTCAAAATCTTTCAATACAATGAAGAGATATGCAGCGCCTTCTTGAAGCGTCTCACCGGCTTCATTGACGACGGTTATGACTTAGAGACGTTGTAGACTATTTTTTTTGCAACGCCGGCAGTGCTGGTGGCTTCGAGACATCGCGTTTTATTGGCTATGCAAAAGCCGATGACAAGGCTATTGCTGGACATTTGCTTATACGTGGAAGGCTTCGGTTAAATATTGTTCTCTGGCCCTTCTATTtattttctcaagaatatcatatataTATCACCCTTTTCATCCTCACAGGCATGAAATAAGTTGACTTCCAACATGTCAAAAGTTGGTCGGATTTGTTACACTGATTGTCATACTATCGATTTTTCCTGTGATGACGATAGTGACGAAGATAAAACGAGTAAAAAAAAATATGTTACACAAATTAGATTTGAAAAAAGCATTTTTTGTGGAAATGTGAAGGAATTATCAACTTTgatcaagaagaagaagatgatttGGAGAAAAACAAGAATGTTAACAAATTTTGCGGTATTAGAAAGAGGCAGAGATTAAAGTCCAGTGAAGAAAACTTGAATTTCGTTAAGAACTTTTGAAACTGCCGAAAAATATGAAAGTCCATTTTCTCCTACCTATGTTTTGAGgcatggtaataataatgttaTTGGCACTGCCAGTACAAGTATCAATATGGTCAAAATGGGCTTTAGTCGAAACGATTACTTACCTAATGGATCAGTGTCTGCTTAAGAATTTTTAGATTTCAGGTCTCCATCTCTATTAAGAGATGATGTATtgccctttttttttttgcaatgaAATTGACTTTCATAATTGAATTTAGATGCAAATAGAATTTTGGATGAAGATTTGGAGTCACGTACATGGAGTGTACATGATTTCTTGGAAGATCACTGTTGATGACCTTGAGAAAAGGAGTGTATATGTTTTCATTTCGGGTGATTAGGATTTTATTTTTCTCTCAAGAACATGTAAGGAAAATTTTGAAACGCGGAAATTCTTTGGTGCATAGTTGTGATTTTGGCGTACTCCGTCCCTTTCATCGTTTCATCAATATTTGCTTTTTAATCGTTATAAATTTCAGGAATATAATCGAATAAAAAAGTTTCAGGACCAAAATGAGGGGCCCCCATCCCACTTTCTTCTTAGATTTTTTCTCCTCTGTTatttttcctcattttcttcttatcttattttaaattttcaaaagtcTAAAAGAGTATAGTTAATAATAAAAAGTATTACAATGATTATTGATCTTATGACCAACATTTAAATAGCAATAGAAAGAGAGAAGACTTATGTAAAATTAAAAGTCTCTAATTATGATCAGCATTAATGACCTATAAATATAGTCACTAATAAATACTctctccggtccacaataagtgattttttaaccatttttgtggtccaaaatatcTGATTTTTCCAGATTTCAGGAATTAATTAATTATCTTTTTTCTACATTGCCCTTGAAGTAAATAGTgttggaatatgtgttaggagtgattatgtgaagagatagtaaaggttaatatggtcaatttcattaCTAATTAATGTAAAAAGCTGAATTTCTTAATCTGTgtgaaaacaaccaaaacaaaTCACTTATtctggaccggagggagtatatattatTACTTGCTTACTATTTCTTAATATCTTTTAAATAGGGAGAAGTCAAGAGGATTCTTTTATGAGTAATAACTTCTCTTCTCTAAGGTATGTGATATTCTTATTTGaatctttctattttattttttccgtACAAAATTGATTTTAATTTAGTGTTTCATATGTATGTCTTAATCATATATATTATTTTAGTTActttgtatt
This sequence is a window from Nicotiana tomentosiformis chromosome 5, ASM39032v3, whole genome shotgun sequence. Protein-coding genes within it:
- the LOC104116781 gene encoding nucleoside diphosphate kinase 1-like encodes the protein MEQTFIMIKPDGVQRGLFGEIIERFEKKGFSLKGLKLLTVDRTFAEMHYADLSAKPFFNGLVKYIVSGPVVAMVWAGKGVVTTGRKIIGATNPLESAAGTIRGDYAIDIGRVNCYLSWNVIHGSDSVESAKKEIALWFPDGVAEWQSSLHSWIYE